The Bos mutus isolate GX-2022 chromosome 7, NWIPB_WYAK_1.1, whole genome shotgun sequence genome window below encodes:
- the FEM1A gene encoding LOW QUALITY PROTEIN: protein fem-1 homolog A (The sequence of the model RefSeq protein was modified relative to this genomic sequence to represent the inferred CDS: inserted 1 base in 1 codon) — MDLHTAVYNAARDGKLQLLQKLLSGRSREELEELTGEVASGGTPLLIAARYGHLDVVEYLVDRCGASVEAGGSVHFDGEIIEGAPPLWAASAAGHLDVVRSLLRRGASVNRTTRTNSTPLRAACFDGHLEVVRYLVGEHQADLEVANRHGHTCLMISCYKGHREIARYLLEQGAQVNRRSAKGNTALHDCAESGSLEILQLLLGCNARMERDGYGMTPLLAASVTGHTNIVEYLIQEQPAGDEQAQPGLARVQPQGARSSPEEPPSGESYESCCPTSREAAVEALELLGATYVDKKRDLLGALKHWRRAMELRHQGGEYLPKPEPPQLVLAYDYSREVNTTEELEALITDPDEMRMQALLIRERILGPSHPDTSYYIRYRGAVYADSGNFERCIRLWKYALDMQQNNLEPLSPMTASSFLSFAELFSYVLQDRSAKGSLGTPIGFADLMGVLCKGVREVERALQLPKEPGDSAQFTKALAIILHLLYLLEKVECTXDQEHLKHQTVYRLLKCAPRGKNGFTPLHMAVDAETTNVGRYPVGRFPSLQVVKVLLDCGADPDSRDFDNNTPLHIAAQNNCPGIMNALIEAGAHMDATNAFKKTAYELLDEKLLAKSTIQPFNYVTLQCLAARALDKNKIPYKGFIPEELEAFIELH, encoded by the exons ATGGACCTCCACACCGCCGTGTACAATGCCGCCCGCGACGGCAAGCTGCAGCTCCTTCAGAAGCTGCTCAGCGGCCGGAGCCGCGAGGAGCTGGAAGAGCTGACGGGCGAGGTGGCCAGCGGGGGTACGCCGCTGCTCATCGCCGCCCGTTACGGCCACCTGGACGTAGTCGAGTACCTGGTGGACCGGTGCGGCGCGAGTGTGGAGGCGGGCGGCTCGGTGCACTTCGATGGCGAGATCATCGAGGGCGCGCCGCCGCTGTGGGCCGCCTCGGCCGCCGGCCACTTGGACGTGGTGCGGAGCCTGCTGCGCCGCGGGGCCTCGGTGAACCGCACCACGCGTACCAACTCGACGCCCCTGCGCGCCGCCTGCTTCGATGGGCACCTGGAGGTGGTGCGCTATTTGGTGGGCGAGCACCAGGCGGACCTGGAGGTGGCCAACCGGCACGGGCACACGTGCCTCATGATCTCCTGTTACAAGGGCCACCGCGAGATCGCCCGCTACCTGCTGGAGCAGGGCGCCCAGGTGAACCGGCGCAGCGCCAAGGGCAACACAGCCCTGCACGACTGCGCCGAGTCCGGCAGCCTGGAGATTCTGCAGCTGCTGCTCGGCTGCAACGCCCGCATGGAGCGTGATGGCTACGGCATGACACCGTTGCTGGCGGCCAGCGTGACGGGCCACACCAACATCGTGGAGTACCTCATCCAGGAGCAGCCTGCTGGGGACGAGCAGGCGCAGCCCGGGCTGGCCAGGGTGCAGCCCCAGGGCGCCCGCTCGTCCCCCGAGGAACCCCCGAGCGGTGAATCGTACGAGAGCTGCTGCCCCACCAGCAGGGAAGCCGCCGTGGAAGCCTTGGAGCTGCTGGGAGCCACCTACGTGGATAAGAAGCGGGATCTGCTCGGGGCCCTGAAACACTGGAGACGGGCCATGGAGCTGCGGCACCAGGGGGGCGAGTATCTGCCCAAACCGGAGCCCCCGCAACTGGTCCTGGCCTATGACTACTCGAGGGAGGTGAACACCACCGAAGAACTGGAGGCGCTCATCACCGACCCAGATGAGATGCGCATGCAGGCCCTGCTGATCCGAGAGCGCATCCTAGGTCCTTCCCACCCGGACACGTCTTACTACATCCGCTACCGGGGCGCTGTGTACGCCGATTCGGGCAACTTCGAGCGCTGCATCCGCCTTTGGAAGTATGCCCTGGACATGCAGCAAAACAACCTGGAGCCTCTGAGTCCCATGACGGCCAGCAGTTTCCTGTCCTTCGCCGAACTCTTCTCCTACGTGCTCCAGGACCGCTCGGCCAAGGGCAGCCTAGGCACGCCCATCGGCTTCGCAGACCTCATGGGGGTGCTGTGCAAAGGGGTGCGGGAAGTGGAGCGGGCCCTGCAGCTGCCCAAGGAGCCCGGGGACTCGGCACAGTTTACCAAGGCCCTGGCCATCATCCTCCACCTGCTCTACCTGCTGGAGAAGGTGGAGTGTA CCGACCAGGAGCACCTGAAACACCAGACAGTCTACCGGCTGCTCAAGTGCGCCCCTCGTGGCAAGAACGGCTTCACCCCTTTGCACATGGCCGTGGATGCAGAGACCACCAACGTGGGCCGCTACCCGGTGGGCAGGTTCCCCTCCCTGCAGGTGGTCAAGGTGCTGCTGGACTGCGGGGCCGACCCAGATAGCCGGGACTTCGACAACAACACCCCACTGCACATCGCAGCACAGAACAACTGCCCGGGCATCATGAACGCCCTGATTGAGGCGGGGGCCCACATGGACGCCACCAACGCCTTCAAGAAGACGGCCTATGAGCTGCTGGACGAGAAGCTGCTGGCCAAGAGCACCATCCAGCCCTTCAACTACGTGACCCTGCAGTGCCTTGCGGCCCGCGCCCTGGACAAGAACAAGATCCCCTACAAGGGCTTCATCCCTGAGGAGCTGGAGGCCTTCATCGAGCTGCACTGA